The Musa acuminata AAA Group cultivar baxijiao chromosome BXJ1-8, Cavendish_Baxijiao_AAA, whole genome shotgun sequence genomic sequence AAAAACATGATATAAGCAATCTGAGTTGCCATCAACATGCAGCAGAAAGAACAAAGACATGGTGGTCTGACATGGCCATGAAGGATATGTTCTGCAACATGGAGGTCAATGTTTGAACGAGGAACCTATGCTTCACACTCTCGAACTCGCTTGCTTACGGCTCTGGAAACCGATCTTTGTTGCTTTGGATATAATTCAGTTCACTCTCGTTCAGAAACATTGGATATGCAATTTAAACATGGAGAAAATTTGCATGCTATCACAGTGACAAAGTAAGTTTCTCACCTGAGAAGGGACAGGGTGAGTTCTTCTTCACAGGAAGTAGTCTCATTCAGCTCTTCTCCGTTACTGACAACTTCATTCAACTCAGTACTCTTCTGCTTGCTTCTTGAATCTGCTTCGGCTGACCTTCCTTTTGCGACTTCTCCAAAGCACGAAGAATCAGGCAGGCATCTGGTTTAGAATGCATCAAAGGTCTGTAAGTAGCGGAAAGAGAGTGGGAAAGCAGAGGAACGAACTGAACCAGCAAAGGATGGTGGGGTGAGGAGAGTGAGCAAAGCTTTTGCCAAGCATAAGCACAAAACACCTTTTCTATGAAGAATCAAAATATCCTAAAAAGCTATCTGCAGAAGCCATCAGACCCATGACCGACTCGTTTCATGCAGATTCACCTTCTTTTGTGCATGCCATTGGGGCTTTTGTGGCATTCGATGCTTCGTTTATGTGTCCCGATCACGCCTTGGATCCGACTAAATTGTTGGTTTGGGTCCGACTTGGCCTGCTAGTGATTCAAAACATTCGAGCAAACCCGGATTCAGGTGACCCGCGACCGACCCCCGTGGCTCATAGAGTAGGCGCGTGGGGCCCACGGGGATCGAAGCAGAGGGTCCCACTCGTCGTGGTTGTTGGAAAGGGTCCGACTTGGCCTGCTAGTGATTCAAACTATTCGAGCAAACCCGGTTTTCCGTCACCCGCGGGCCTACCCGCGTGGTGTATGCAGTAAGCGCGTGGGGCCCACGAGGACTGACCCAGAAGGGTCCCAGTCTTCGTAGTTATTGGAATGGTTGGCCTGCTAGTGATTCAAACTATTCGACTCACTCAAGTACCTACCCGCGTGGTGTATGGTGTAGGTGTGTGGGGCCCACGGGAACCGACGCTGAAGGTGCCCATGTTCCCTCAAAAGTTTGGAGGAAGAGACACGTAAATGACCGACTTTGGCCTTTCGAAGGGTATAATTGTAAGTTTGTTTGCTTGTCGATACCTCTGCTTGCGCGAGGCGGCGGAGGGAGAAGGAGGGTCGAGTGGAGGCGCGAAGAAGATGTCGTACTTGTTGCCGCATCTGCACTCGGGGTGGGCGGTGGATCAGGCGATCCTGGCCGAGGAGGAGCGCCTCGTCGTCATCCGGTTTGGCCACGATTGGGACGAGACCTGCATGCAGgttcctctcttttctttttcctttctccACCCCTTTTGatccttcttcttcatcttcgaaTCCTTTTCTCGATTATATTGTTTTCATAGAACGGGAATCATTTGCTAGATTGGCTTTGGTTGTTGATGCGAGACGTTTCTTGTCACCTATGATCGATTTGGCGCAGTGTCCAAATTAGGGTTTGGTGTTTCTCCTGGCCGTGGCCCTTTGACTTATAGTCAACAAGCGATCTGTATGTGACCCTTATAGTTGACAATCGATCCaattttcttgttcttgttcttgatCCAGGAGAAAGGAAACCTAGAGATTTCAGATTCAAGCACTTTGGAACCTGCTGAATGATGTCGACAAGTTAGGATTTGACTAACGTGTTGTGTTATTGTTACCATGAACAGATCCTTGTTTCCCTCAAGGAAAAGCCAAAAGTCATATCATGATAGCTACTACCAGCTCCTTGTTTCTTTGCACCTAAACAAGAATGGTTAAGAGGGTTAGAAGTGGAGTTTCCATTATGCGTATAGCATGTCACTTGAAGTGGGGGGTGATTTCAAGAGTGGGTTTAAACAAGCAGTATCGAGAAACAAAATGGAGAGGAACAAAATTCCTTTTTGCTGGATTTTTCAGTTCTCTTTGTTATTCTATGTCCCACAtatgtatattttttctttttgttttttttttactccATTAATTACATGGTGTGATGTGAAACCTTGCTTAAATTGAGTGTATATTTGCAACATATGCAAACATATGAGTAGCAAAACCTGGAAAGGGTTATTGTGAACTGATGATTCCAATATAGTTAAGTGCCTTGGAAGTTGGAACCATCTTAAATCATAATAACTTGCTTATAGACTTTTATGCTTTTGCTAGGTGATGTGGATGGTTGTAAACCTCTGTAAGAATCTTACTATGTTGGCCTGGTCTTTTAGCTAGATTACACAGTTTACCAATTTTAGTAATGTTCCACTTACTTGAAAGACACTTATATTATTTCTGGATCCTGCTTTGTGTGAGGTCTATTCTTCGACTCTGTTAACTCCCTTTAAATGACTATTGTGTTAACTGGAAACTCAGACAAGAGGCATGATGCGGTGCCTATGATGTCGGACCTGACCAAGTTTGATTTCACAGGTTGAATGTATTTACACCAACCCAAGGTTGATGTTGAGTCTAGCATGAAGAGAGGCCTAGCATGAAGAGAGATACTTAACAACTATGTGGAAAACTACATTTAACAGCTATATCCGTCCTCAAAATCTCAGGGAAAGGCCTAACATGAAGATACTTGACACTTGTTCGTTttgtttttttaaaagaaaaccaACTTACCTGTGGCCTTTTAAGCTGTTTGACCCGAGTAGCGTCTAagtactacaatttagttattcAGTGTCGTTGTGATTTCTAGGAATATATGTTGTTACATAATTCAGTAAGTGCTACATGCTTTGTTGCCAGTATACATTAAATGTAACCTCTGAAGAGAGGGAAATCGTTATTCGATGATAATgtcttttgaaaaaaatattttttaggttTTTTCTTGGAAGACTGTACTCTTAAAGCATTTCAacttagagatttttttttaagcatGTGATGGACTCCTTGTTTCAAGTactaattttctttcttttatgataTAACTTAGTATTTTGTTCAGAATTTGAAAATTAATAatgttcttttaattttttagtcAGAAGCTATAGTTCGAAAGGTTAGGATTCGATAGTGAAATTATTCCTTTGTGACCTGGATGATCAGGTTCAAGTTGCTGATAGACCTTTCACTTATAGAGGAGTATGATTGTAGATGCTAATCTTTCTCAATCTTCTGCATTGAGATTGGCAAAAGAGGTGCACGGGTTTATTCGTTACGTTAGGTGAGACAATTAGTACTAGTGACATGAGAAAGGATAGAGGAAGACCAACATGACCATAGATAGAGATATGAATGCTTTTAGCTTTAACTAATAATATCATTTTGTTCAAAGCTCTCAATGATGTGAAAAGATCCATTTAATCAATCCTAAATAATTGGGATATCACGGAGTAGTATAGTTCCATAGATAAAGTTTGTAGTTCCATATCTAATTTGTTAAGaaactttgtttttgtttttactgCAGGACTAACAACCACTTGCATTTTTGTGGTGCAGATGGATGAAGTGCTGGCTTCAGTTGCAGAGACCATAAAGAACTTTGCAGTGATTTACTTGGTTGATATCACCGAGGTGCCTGACTTCAATACTATGTACGAGCTGTATGATCCTTCAACCGTGATGTTCTTCTTCAGGAACAAGCATATCATGATTGACCTCGGGACGGGTAACAATAACAAAATAAATTGGGCGCTCAAGGACAAGCAAGAATTTATTGACATTGTGGAGACTGTTTATAGGGGAGCCAGGAAAGGTCGTGGGCTGGTGATTGCTCCCAAAGATTACTCCACCAAGTACCGCTATTAAACCTATTGATCTGTGTGACAGATTGTGACATCGCCTCTGAAGGTTGGCTATATTGTGTTCAAGTTGCTCCTGTACTAGAAATCTTTGATGTTTGAGATTTTACTGCTGGTCTACCAAAACTTGGTTTGTGTATTCTACTCTGCGTGACATTCCGATGAGCAGCAGATGCATTTAAAGGGTTTCCTACTTGCCTTTCTGTTTGCAGGATCCttgcatatatattttttgtaattattattattattattattattattattattcttatatatctaatatatattaatattttattaaatgatTGAGCCGATAAGACGAGATGAGTTATTGTTTGAACTCGATTTAGAGTCGTGTCTATATTGGAATCTTATGTATTTACATCTTTTTAGTATTCAATTTGGAATCTTATGTATCTTGTCTTCTgatggtaaaatatttaattttatttattttaacggTTTTATCAATGCACGTgtagaaataatataaaaattataaataaaaagataatttaatatttaataatattttttatttaataatatttttaatttattatattttttagtcGATTGTTGTGGTAGTGAACGATGGTGCCATAGCTCTTGGCAATAGTAAGGGTTGAAACTTAAGGTCCTCGAGATTTTTCTTATGTTGATGTACTCTGGGGTTAAGGGATTGAGGGTGGGGAAAGAGGCGCTTAAGTGTGCAATGTGCCTTAACGAGTTCGAAGACGGCAAG encodes the following:
- the LOC103994492 gene encoding thioredoxin-like protein YLS8, which codes for MSYLLPHLHSGWAVDQAILAEEERLVVIRFGHDWDETCMQMDEVLASVAETIKNFAVIYLVDITEVPDFNTMYELYDPSTVMFFFRNKHIMIDLGTGNNNKINWALKDKQEFIDIVETVYRGARKGRGLVIAPKDYSTKYRY